In one Diprion similis isolate iyDipSimi1 chromosome 6, iyDipSimi1.1, whole genome shotgun sequence genomic region, the following are encoded:
- the LOC124406677 gene encoding ras GTPase-activating protein-binding protein 2 isoform X1, whose translation MVMEASPTPQSVGREFVRQYYTLLNKAPSHLHRFYNNYSSFVHGGLDAPNREINPAIGQKQIHQKIQQLNFRDCHAKISQVDSQATLGNGVVVQVTGELSNAGQPMRRFTQTFVLAAQAPKKYYVHNDIFRYQDLGFPDEEEGDVEGGDGGIGEGVGEREPEEGVRSEPEEDEQPNQGHQLPPATAPPEPQGPASIIPSQQPQLQQQQQHVYYAPPPQQPVHPVMQPVAINGSVHDESPLINQQQHAHTYISEPATQEQFVQEPEPEVVPEQQPQVKEEAQIPVEESQEPLEVELEQHSISDSQPEVPVPTTTTNNSGPKTYANLVKSFATATGSASPQAPKASMSPPPITHQRLDDRISVPAVNAGPILSTPSNVSSNQHQVHRSVGGNQQQQPQQQQQQQQQQQQQQQQQQQQQQRPPRGGPVQRGMGRGPSRPPFSDDNGWDGERRGGRQVQYGDSHQLFLGNLPLDASEDQLRQLFEQYGPVADLRVHSKQNERGKTPHGTSNTSRVPNYGFITFEDHQSVVNVLQSLPIHFPDENHTKLNVEEKKIRPRMSMEGGGGRPSTGDGSVRPMGGQQQRGPGGPGGVIRGSGQPRVGRGSFSRGGDGGRGGGMRQPGNHNYQNRR comes from the exons ATGGTCATGGAGGCATCCCCCACGCCCCAATCTGTCGGCCGCGAGTTCGTCCGACAATACTATACCTTGCTCAACAAGGCCCCATCTCATCTGCACAG GTTCTACAACAATTACTCTTCATTTGTTCATGGCGGGTTGGATGCTCCTAACAGAGAAATAAATCCAGCTATTGGTCAAAAGCAAATCCATCAAAAAATCCAACAACTGAATTTTCGTGACTGCCATGCAAAGATCAGTCAAGTTGACTCACAGGCTACACTTGGGAACGGTGTTGTTGTACAG gtGACAGGAGAGCTGTCTAATGCAGGACAGCCGATGCGTCGCTTCACGCAAACGTTTGTTTTGGCCGCGCAAGCACCGAAGAAGTACTATGTTCACAATGATATCTTTCGTTACCAAGACCTTGGTTTTCCTGACGAGGAAGAAGGAGATGTTGAAGGTGGTGACGGAGGTATAGGTGAAGGTGTTGGTGAACGGGAACCTGAAGAAGGTGTGCGTTCAGAACCGGAAGAGGATGAACAACCCAATCAAGGGCATCAATTACCACCCGCAACTGCGCCTCCAGAGCCACAAGGTCCAGCTTCCATTATCCCAAGCCAACAACCGCAACttcagcagcaacaacaacacgTATACTACGCCCCGCCACCTCAACAACCC GTGCATCCGGTCATGCAACCAGTGGCAATTAATGGTTCTGTTCATGATGAATCACCTCTAATCAATCAGCAGCAGCATGCCCATACGTACATTTCTGAACCTGCAACTCAGGAACAATTTGTTCAGGAACCAGAGCCCGAAGTGGTTCCTGAACAACAGCCGCAGGTGAAAGAAGAAGCTCAAATTCCAGTTGAGGAGTCTCAGGAGCCGCTAGAAGTAGAACTGGAACAGCATTCGATTTCAGATTCTCAACCGGAAGTCCCAGTGCCAACCACAACCACCAATAATAGTGGACCTAAAACCTATGCAAATTTAGTCAAATCTTTTGCCACTGCAACTGGTTCGGCTAGCCCACAAGCGCCTAAGGCGTCCATGTCACCC CCACCCATCACACATCAACGTCTTGATGATCGCATATCTGTGCCTGCTGTGAATGCTGGACCTATTCTCTCCACTCCTTCAAATGTCAGTTCCAATCAACATCAGGTTCATAGGAGCGTCGGAGGAAATCAACAACAGCaaccacaacaacaacaacagcagcagcagcagcaacaacaacagcagcaacaacaacaacaacaacaacaacggcCTCCACGAGGAGGACCTGTGCAACGAGGTATGGGCAGGGGACCATCCCGCCCCCCCTTCTCTGATGACAACGGCTGGG ATGGTGAACGTCGCGGGGGCCGGCAAGTTCAGTACGGCGATTctcatcaattatttttggGTAATCTTCCCTTGGATGCTTCAGAAGACCAATTGCGGCAATTATTCGAGCAATATGGCCCAGTAGCTGATCTACGTGTTCACAGCAAACAAAACGAAAGAGGAAAAACCCCCCATGGAACATCCAATACTAGCAGAGTACCCAACTACGGATTTATTACGTTTGAGGACCACCAGTCTGTCGTAAACGTTCTACAGAGTTTG CCAATCCATTTCCCTGATGAAAATCACACGAAGTTGAATGtggaggagaagaaaattagGCCAAGAATGTCAATGGAAGGAGGAGGTGGGAGGCCGTCTACTGGAGATGGTTCAGTACGCCCAATGGGTGGCCAACAGCAACGTGGACCAG GGGGTCCAGGTGGTGTGATAAGAGGTAGCGGACAGCCACGAGTCGGTCGTGGCAGCTTTTCACGTGGAGGTGATGGTGGCCGAGGGGGTGGCATGAGACAACCAGGCAATCACAACTATCAGAATCGTCGTTAA
- the LOC124406677 gene encoding ras GTPase-activating protein-binding protein 2 isoform X2 yields the protein MVMEASPTPQSVGREFVRQYYTLLNKAPSHLHRFYNNYSSFVHGGLDAPNREINPAIGQKQIHQKIQQLNFRDCHAKISQVDSQATLGNGVVVQVTGELSNAGQPMRRFTQTFVLAAQAPKKYYVHNDIFRYQDLGFPDEEEGDVEGGDGGIGEGVGEREPEEGVRSEPEEDEQPNQGHQLPPATAPPEPQGPASIIPSQQPQLQQQQQHVYYAPPPQQPVHPVMQPVAINGSVHDESPLINQQQHAHTYISEPATQEQFVQEPEPEVVPEQQPQVKEEAQIPVEESQEPLEVELEQHSISDSQPEVPVPTTTTNNSGPKTYANLVKSFATATGSASPQAPKASMSPPPITHQRLDDRISVPAVNAGPILSTPSNVSSNQHQVHRSVGGNQQQQPQQQQQQQQQQQQQQQQQQQQQQRPPRGGPVQRDGERRGGRQVQYGDSHQLFLGNLPLDASEDQLRQLFEQYGPVADLRVHSKQNERGKTPHGTSNTSRVPNYGFITFEDHQSVVNVLQSLPIHFPDENHTKLNVEEKKIRPRMSMEGGGGRPSTGDGSVRPMGGQQQRGPGGPGGVIRGSGQPRVGRGSFSRGGDGGRGGGMRQPGNHNYQNRR from the exons ATGGTCATGGAGGCATCCCCCACGCCCCAATCTGTCGGCCGCGAGTTCGTCCGACAATACTATACCTTGCTCAACAAGGCCCCATCTCATCTGCACAG GTTCTACAACAATTACTCTTCATTTGTTCATGGCGGGTTGGATGCTCCTAACAGAGAAATAAATCCAGCTATTGGTCAAAAGCAAATCCATCAAAAAATCCAACAACTGAATTTTCGTGACTGCCATGCAAAGATCAGTCAAGTTGACTCACAGGCTACACTTGGGAACGGTGTTGTTGTACAG gtGACAGGAGAGCTGTCTAATGCAGGACAGCCGATGCGTCGCTTCACGCAAACGTTTGTTTTGGCCGCGCAAGCACCGAAGAAGTACTATGTTCACAATGATATCTTTCGTTACCAAGACCTTGGTTTTCCTGACGAGGAAGAAGGAGATGTTGAAGGTGGTGACGGAGGTATAGGTGAAGGTGTTGGTGAACGGGAACCTGAAGAAGGTGTGCGTTCAGAACCGGAAGAGGATGAACAACCCAATCAAGGGCATCAATTACCACCCGCAACTGCGCCTCCAGAGCCACAAGGTCCAGCTTCCATTATCCCAAGCCAACAACCGCAACttcagcagcaacaacaacacgTATACTACGCCCCGCCACCTCAACAACCC GTGCATCCGGTCATGCAACCAGTGGCAATTAATGGTTCTGTTCATGATGAATCACCTCTAATCAATCAGCAGCAGCATGCCCATACGTACATTTCTGAACCTGCAACTCAGGAACAATTTGTTCAGGAACCAGAGCCCGAAGTGGTTCCTGAACAACAGCCGCAGGTGAAAGAAGAAGCTCAAATTCCAGTTGAGGAGTCTCAGGAGCCGCTAGAAGTAGAACTGGAACAGCATTCGATTTCAGATTCTCAACCGGAAGTCCCAGTGCCAACCACAACCACCAATAATAGTGGACCTAAAACCTATGCAAATTTAGTCAAATCTTTTGCCACTGCAACTGGTTCGGCTAGCCCACAAGCGCCTAAGGCGTCCATGTCACCC CCACCCATCACACATCAACGTCTTGATGATCGCATATCTGTGCCTGCTGTGAATGCTGGACCTATTCTCTCCACTCCTTCAAATGTCAGTTCCAATCAACATCAGGTTCATAGGAGCGTCGGAGGAAATCAACAACAGCaaccacaacaacaacaacagcagcagcagcagcaacaacaacagcagcaacaacaacaacaacaacaacaacggcCTCCACGAGGAGGACCTGTGCAACGAG ATGGTGAACGTCGCGGGGGCCGGCAAGTTCAGTACGGCGATTctcatcaattatttttggGTAATCTTCCCTTGGATGCTTCAGAAGACCAATTGCGGCAATTATTCGAGCAATATGGCCCAGTAGCTGATCTACGTGTTCACAGCAAACAAAACGAAAGAGGAAAAACCCCCCATGGAACATCCAATACTAGCAGAGTACCCAACTACGGATTTATTACGTTTGAGGACCACCAGTCTGTCGTAAACGTTCTACAGAGTTTG CCAATCCATTTCCCTGATGAAAATCACACGAAGTTGAATGtggaggagaagaaaattagGCCAAGAATGTCAATGGAAGGAGGAGGTGGGAGGCCGTCTACTGGAGATGGTTCAGTACGCCCAATGGGTGGCCAACAGCAACGTGGACCAG GGGGTCCAGGTGGTGTGATAAGAGGTAGCGGACAGCCACGAGTCGGTCGTGGCAGCTTTTCACGTGGAGGTGATGGTGGCCGAGGGGGTGGCATGAGACAACCAGGCAATCACAACTATCAGAATCGTCGTTAA
- the LOC124406677 gene encoding ras GTPase-activating protein-binding protein 2 isoform X3 yields MVMEASPTPQSVGREFVRQYYTLLNKAPSHLHRFYNNYSSFVHGGLDAPNREINPAIGQKQIHQKIQQLNFRDCHAKISQVDSQATLGNGVVVQVTGELSNAGQPMRRFTQTFVLAAQAPKKYYVHNDIFRYQDLGFPDEEEGDVEGGDGGIGEGVGEREPEEGVRSEPEEDEQPNQGHQLPPATAPPEPQGPASIIPSQQPQLQQQQQHVYYAPPPQQPEPEPEVVPEQQPQVKEEAQIPVEESQEPLEVELEQHSISDSQPEVPVPTTTTNNSGPKTYANLVKSFATATGSASPQAPKASMSPPPITHQRLDDRISVPAVNAGPILSTPSNVSSNQHQVHRSVGGNQQQQPQQQQQQQQQQQQQQQQQQQQQQRPPRGGPVQRGMGRGPSRPPFSDDNGWDGERRGGRQVQYGDSHQLFLGNLPLDASEDQLRQLFEQYGPVADLRVHSKQNERGKTPHGTSNTSRVPNYGFITFEDHQSVVNVLQSLPIHFPDENHTKLNVEEKKIRPRMSMEGGGGRPSTGDGSVRPMGGQQQRGPGGPGGVIRGSGQPRVGRGSFSRGGDGGRGGGMRQPGNHNYQNRR; encoded by the exons ATGGTCATGGAGGCATCCCCCACGCCCCAATCTGTCGGCCGCGAGTTCGTCCGACAATACTATACCTTGCTCAACAAGGCCCCATCTCATCTGCACAG GTTCTACAACAATTACTCTTCATTTGTTCATGGCGGGTTGGATGCTCCTAACAGAGAAATAAATCCAGCTATTGGTCAAAAGCAAATCCATCAAAAAATCCAACAACTGAATTTTCGTGACTGCCATGCAAAGATCAGTCAAGTTGACTCACAGGCTACACTTGGGAACGGTGTTGTTGTACAG gtGACAGGAGAGCTGTCTAATGCAGGACAGCCGATGCGTCGCTTCACGCAAACGTTTGTTTTGGCCGCGCAAGCACCGAAGAAGTACTATGTTCACAATGATATCTTTCGTTACCAAGACCTTGGTTTTCCTGACGAGGAAGAAGGAGATGTTGAAGGTGGTGACGGAGGTATAGGTGAAGGTGTTGGTGAACGGGAACCTGAAGAAGGTGTGCGTTCAGAACCGGAAGAGGATGAACAACCCAATCAAGGGCATCAATTACCACCCGCAACTGCGCCTCCAGAGCCACAAGGTCCAGCTTCCATTATCCCAAGCCAACAACCGCAACttcagcagcaacaacaacacgTATACTACGCCCCGCCACCTCAACAACCC GAACCAGAGCCCGAAGTGGTTCCTGAACAACAGCCGCAGGTGAAAGAAGAAGCTCAAATTCCAGTTGAGGAGTCTCAGGAGCCGCTAGAAGTAGAACTGGAACAGCATTCGATTTCAGATTCTCAACCGGAAGTCCCAGTGCCAACCACAACCACCAATAATAGTGGACCTAAAACCTATGCAAATTTAGTCAAATCTTTTGCCACTGCAACTGGTTCGGCTAGCCCACAAGCGCCTAAGGCGTCCATGTCACCC CCACCCATCACACATCAACGTCTTGATGATCGCATATCTGTGCCTGCTGTGAATGCTGGACCTATTCTCTCCACTCCTTCAAATGTCAGTTCCAATCAACATCAGGTTCATAGGAGCGTCGGAGGAAATCAACAACAGCaaccacaacaacaacaacagcagcagcagcagcaacaacaacagcagcaacaacaacaacaacaacaacaacggcCTCCACGAGGAGGACCTGTGCAACGAGGTATGGGCAGGGGACCATCCCGCCCCCCCTTCTCTGATGACAACGGCTGGG ATGGTGAACGTCGCGGGGGCCGGCAAGTTCAGTACGGCGATTctcatcaattatttttggGTAATCTTCCCTTGGATGCTTCAGAAGACCAATTGCGGCAATTATTCGAGCAATATGGCCCAGTAGCTGATCTACGTGTTCACAGCAAACAAAACGAAAGAGGAAAAACCCCCCATGGAACATCCAATACTAGCAGAGTACCCAACTACGGATTTATTACGTTTGAGGACCACCAGTCTGTCGTAAACGTTCTACAGAGTTTG CCAATCCATTTCCCTGATGAAAATCACACGAAGTTGAATGtggaggagaagaaaattagGCCAAGAATGTCAATGGAAGGAGGAGGTGGGAGGCCGTCTACTGGAGATGGTTCAGTACGCCCAATGGGTGGCCAACAGCAACGTGGACCAG GGGGTCCAGGTGGTGTGATAAGAGGTAGCGGACAGCCACGAGTCGGTCGTGGCAGCTTTTCACGTGGAGGTGATGGTGGCCGAGGGGGTGGCATGAGACAACCAGGCAATCACAACTATCAGAATCGTCGTTAA
- the LOC124407467 gene encoding RNA-binding protein squid isoform X3 has protein sequence MADQENKDFSEDIADQSFEQNGDAENGGGDATENGQESQEDRSGGANQESLNDRKLFVGGLSWETTDKELRDHFGSYGDIESINVKTDPNTGRSRGFAFIVFARAESLDKIMAAGDHVINNKKVDPKKAKARHGKIFVGGLSTELTDDDIKNFFSQFGSIVEVEMPFDKTKNQRKGFCFITFESEQVVNELLKTPKQTINGKEVDVKKATPKPDGMGGMRGSGAGGRGGRGGRGGRGRGFGGQGGWGQGGYGGGYGGGYGQGGYGGGYDGYGGGYDYYGGGYGGYGGYDYSGYDFLPYNKSHNSTNHHSIKPRQQQRKQPIKNSPQQ, from the exons ATGGCCGATCAGGAGAACAAGGACTTCAGCGAAGACATCGCGGACCAGAGCTTCGAACAGAATGGTGATGCTGAAAACGGTGGCGGTGACGCTACAGAAAATGGCCAGGAATCGCAGGAGGACAG GTCGGGTGGAGCGAACCAGGAGTCTCTCAATGATAG AAAATTGTTCGTCGGAGGACTCAGCTGGGAAACTACTGACA AGGAGCTAAGAGATCACTTTGGTTCATATGGTGATATTGAAAGTATCAACGTCAAGACAGATCCGAACACCGGACGGTCTCGAGGATTCGCGTTCATCGTTTTTGCCAGAGCAGAATCGCTAGATAAG atcATGGCTGCTGGTGATCACGTaatcaacaacaaaaaagTTGATCCCAAAAAAGCCAAAGCTCGTCATGGAAAGATCTTTGTTGGAGGTCTTTCGACAGAACTGACCGATGACGACATCAAAAACTTCTTTTCCCAATTTGGTTCT ATTGTTGAAGTAGAGATGCCGTTTGATAAGACAAAGAACCAAAGGAAAGGGTTCTGCTTCATCACATTTGAATCGGAACAAGTAGTAAATGAACTATTGAAGACACCAAAACAAACTATTAACGGAAAAGAG GTTGACGTAAAGAAAGCTACTCCCAAACCCGACGGGATGGGTGGTATGCGCGGCAGCGGCGCTGGAGGTCGTGGCGGACGTGGAGGTCGAGGGGGACGTGGCCGAGGATTTGGCGGTCAAGGCGGTTGGGGTCAAGGCGGCTATGGTGGCGGTTACGGCGGCGGTTACGGCCAGGGAGGATATGGAGGTGGCTATGATGGTTATGGAGGTGGATACGACTATTATGGCGGTGGTTATGGCGGTTATGGTGGCTACGACTACAGTGGATACG aTTTCCTGCCCTATAACAAATCTCACAACTCGACGAATCATCATTCCATTAAACCCCGTCAACAACAGCGCAAACAACCCATCAAAAACAGTCCACAGCAATAG
- the LOC124407467 gene encoding RNA-binding protein squid isoform X2 — MADQENKDFSEDIADQSFEQNGDAENGGGDATENGQESQEDRKLFVGGLSWETTDKELRDHFGSYGDIESINVKTDPNTGRSRGFAFIVFARAESLDKIMAAGDHVINNKKVDPKKAKARHGKIFVGGLSTELTDDDIKNFFSQFGSIVEVEMPFDKTKNQRKGFCFITFESEQVVNELLKTPKQTINGKEVDVKKATPKPDGMGGMRGSGAGGRGGRGGRGGRGRGFGGQGGWGQGGYGGGYGGGYGQGGYGGGYDGYGGGYDYYGGGYGGYGGYDYSGYDGYGYGGGSYDGGYSGGRGGARGKGGSGYGGKQRGGGRQNQRHQPY; from the exons ATGGCCGATCAGGAGAACAAGGACTTCAGCGAAGACATCGCGGACCAGAGCTTCGAACAGAATGGTGATGCTGAAAACGGTGGCGGTGACGCTACAGAAAATGGCCAGGAATCGCAGGAGGACAG AAAATTGTTCGTCGGAGGACTCAGCTGGGAAACTACTGACA AGGAGCTAAGAGATCACTTTGGTTCATATGGTGATATTGAAAGTATCAACGTCAAGACAGATCCGAACACCGGACGGTCTCGAGGATTCGCGTTCATCGTTTTTGCCAGAGCAGAATCGCTAGATAAG atcATGGCTGCTGGTGATCACGTaatcaacaacaaaaaagTTGATCCCAAAAAAGCCAAAGCTCGTCATGGAAAGATCTTTGTTGGAGGTCTTTCGACAGAACTGACCGATGACGACATCAAAAACTTCTTTTCCCAATTTGGTTCT ATTGTTGAAGTAGAGATGCCGTTTGATAAGACAAAGAACCAAAGGAAAGGGTTCTGCTTCATCACATTTGAATCGGAACAAGTAGTAAATGAACTATTGAAGACACCAAAACAAACTATTAACGGAAAAGAG GTTGACGTAAAGAAAGCTACTCCCAAACCCGACGGGATGGGTGGTATGCGCGGCAGCGGCGCTGGAGGTCGTGGCGGACGTGGAGGTCGAGGGGGACGTGGCCGAGGATTTGGCGGTCAAGGCGGTTGGGGTCAAGGCGGCTATGGTGGCGGTTACGGCGGCGGTTACGGCCAGGGAGGATATGGAGGTGGCTATGATGGTTATGGAGGTGGATACGACTATTATGGCGGTGGTTATGGCGGTTATGGTGGCTACGACTACAGTGGATACG ACGGCTATGGCTATGGCGGTGGTAGTTACGATGGTGGCTACAGTGGTGGGCGCGGTGGTGCACGGGGGAAAG GAGGCTCAGGCTACGGCGGCAAGCAGAGGGGTGGCGGTCGCCAGAACCAAAGGCACCAACCTTACTAA
- the LOC124407467 gene encoding RNA-binding protein squid isoform X1, which translates to MADQENKDFSEDIADQSFEQNGDAENGGGDATENGQESQEDRSGGANQESLNDRKLFVGGLSWETTDKELRDHFGSYGDIESINVKTDPNTGRSRGFAFIVFARAESLDKIMAAGDHVINNKKVDPKKAKARHGKIFVGGLSTELTDDDIKNFFSQFGSIVEVEMPFDKTKNQRKGFCFITFESEQVVNELLKTPKQTINGKEVDVKKATPKPDGMGGMRGSGAGGRGGRGGRGGRGRGFGGQGGWGQGGYGGGYGGGYGQGGYGGGYDGYGGGYDYYGGGYGGYGGYDYSGYDGYGYGGGSYDGGYSGGRGGARGKGGSGYGGKQRGGGRQNQRHQPY; encoded by the exons ATGGCCGATCAGGAGAACAAGGACTTCAGCGAAGACATCGCGGACCAGAGCTTCGAACAGAATGGTGATGCTGAAAACGGTGGCGGTGACGCTACAGAAAATGGCCAGGAATCGCAGGAGGACAG GTCGGGTGGAGCGAACCAGGAGTCTCTCAATGATAG AAAATTGTTCGTCGGAGGACTCAGCTGGGAAACTACTGACA AGGAGCTAAGAGATCACTTTGGTTCATATGGTGATATTGAAAGTATCAACGTCAAGACAGATCCGAACACCGGACGGTCTCGAGGATTCGCGTTCATCGTTTTTGCCAGAGCAGAATCGCTAGATAAG atcATGGCTGCTGGTGATCACGTaatcaacaacaaaaaagTTGATCCCAAAAAAGCCAAAGCTCGTCATGGAAAGATCTTTGTTGGAGGTCTTTCGACAGAACTGACCGATGACGACATCAAAAACTTCTTTTCCCAATTTGGTTCT ATTGTTGAAGTAGAGATGCCGTTTGATAAGACAAAGAACCAAAGGAAAGGGTTCTGCTTCATCACATTTGAATCGGAACAAGTAGTAAATGAACTATTGAAGACACCAAAACAAACTATTAACGGAAAAGAG GTTGACGTAAAGAAAGCTACTCCCAAACCCGACGGGATGGGTGGTATGCGCGGCAGCGGCGCTGGAGGTCGTGGCGGACGTGGAGGTCGAGGGGGACGTGGCCGAGGATTTGGCGGTCAAGGCGGTTGGGGTCAAGGCGGCTATGGTGGCGGTTACGGCGGCGGTTACGGCCAGGGAGGATATGGAGGTGGCTATGATGGTTATGGAGGTGGATACGACTATTATGGCGGTGGTTATGGCGGTTATGGTGGCTACGACTACAGTGGATACG ACGGCTATGGCTATGGCGGTGGTAGTTACGATGGTGGCTACAGTGGTGGGCGCGGTGGTGCACGGGGGAAAG GAGGCTCAGGCTACGGCGGCAAGCAGAGGGGTGGCGGTCGCCAGAACCAAAGGCACCAACCTTACTAA
- the LOC124407467 gene encoding RNA-binding protein squid isoform X4, giving the protein MADQENKDFSEDIADQSFEQNGDAENGGGDATENGQESQEDRSGGANQESLNDRKLFVGGLSWETTDKELRDHFGSYGDIESINVKTDPNTGRSRGFAFIVFARAESLDKIMAAGDHVINNKKVDPKKAKARHGKIFVGGLSTELTDDDIKNFFSQFGSIVEVEMPFDKTKNQRKGFCFITFESEQVVNELLKTPKQTINGKEVDVKKATPKPDGMGGMRGSGAGGRGGRGGRGGRGRGFGGQGGWGQGGYGGGYGGGYGQGGYGGGYDGYGGGYDYYGGGYGGYGGYDYSGYGGSGYGGKQRGGGRQNQRHQPY; this is encoded by the exons ATGGCCGATCAGGAGAACAAGGACTTCAGCGAAGACATCGCGGACCAGAGCTTCGAACAGAATGGTGATGCTGAAAACGGTGGCGGTGACGCTACAGAAAATGGCCAGGAATCGCAGGAGGACAG GTCGGGTGGAGCGAACCAGGAGTCTCTCAATGATAG AAAATTGTTCGTCGGAGGACTCAGCTGGGAAACTACTGACA AGGAGCTAAGAGATCACTTTGGTTCATATGGTGATATTGAAAGTATCAACGTCAAGACAGATCCGAACACCGGACGGTCTCGAGGATTCGCGTTCATCGTTTTTGCCAGAGCAGAATCGCTAGATAAG atcATGGCTGCTGGTGATCACGTaatcaacaacaaaaaagTTGATCCCAAAAAAGCCAAAGCTCGTCATGGAAAGATCTTTGTTGGAGGTCTTTCGACAGAACTGACCGATGACGACATCAAAAACTTCTTTTCCCAATTTGGTTCT ATTGTTGAAGTAGAGATGCCGTTTGATAAGACAAAGAACCAAAGGAAAGGGTTCTGCTTCATCACATTTGAATCGGAACAAGTAGTAAATGAACTATTGAAGACACCAAAACAAACTATTAACGGAAAAGAG GTTGACGTAAAGAAAGCTACTCCCAAACCCGACGGGATGGGTGGTATGCGCGGCAGCGGCGCTGGAGGTCGTGGCGGACGTGGAGGTCGAGGGGGACGTGGCCGAGGATTTGGCGGTCAAGGCGGTTGGGGTCAAGGCGGCTATGGTGGCGGTTACGGCGGCGGTTACGGCCAGGGAGGATATGGAGGTGGCTATGATGGTTATGGAGGTGGATACGACTATTATGGCGGTGGTTATGGCGGTTATGGTGGCTACGACTACAGTGGATACG GAGGCTCAGGCTACGGCGGCAAGCAGAGGGGTGGCGGTCGCCAGAACCAAAGGCACCAACCTTACTAA
- the LOC124407467 gene encoding RNA-binding protein squid isoform X5: MADQENKDFSEDIADQSFEQNGDAENGGGDATENGQESQEDRSGGANQESLNDRKLFVGGLSWETTDKELRDHFGSYGDIESINVKTDPNTGRSRGFAFIVFARAESLDKIMAAGDHVINNKKVDPKKAKARHGKIFVGGLSTELTDDDIKNFFSQFGSIVEVEMPFDKTKNQRKGFCFITFESEQVVNELLKTPKQTINGKEVDVKKATPKPDGMGGMRGSGAGGRGGRGGRGGRGRGFGGQGGWGQGGYGGGYGGGYGQGGYGGGYDGYGGGYDYYGGGYGGYGGYDYSGYGH; this comes from the exons ATGGCCGATCAGGAGAACAAGGACTTCAGCGAAGACATCGCGGACCAGAGCTTCGAACAGAATGGTGATGCTGAAAACGGTGGCGGTGACGCTACAGAAAATGGCCAGGAATCGCAGGAGGACAG GTCGGGTGGAGCGAACCAGGAGTCTCTCAATGATAG AAAATTGTTCGTCGGAGGACTCAGCTGGGAAACTACTGACA AGGAGCTAAGAGATCACTTTGGTTCATATGGTGATATTGAAAGTATCAACGTCAAGACAGATCCGAACACCGGACGGTCTCGAGGATTCGCGTTCATCGTTTTTGCCAGAGCAGAATCGCTAGATAAG atcATGGCTGCTGGTGATCACGTaatcaacaacaaaaaagTTGATCCCAAAAAAGCCAAAGCTCGTCATGGAAAGATCTTTGTTGGAGGTCTTTCGACAGAACTGACCGATGACGACATCAAAAACTTCTTTTCCCAATTTGGTTCT ATTGTTGAAGTAGAGATGCCGTTTGATAAGACAAAGAACCAAAGGAAAGGGTTCTGCTTCATCACATTTGAATCGGAACAAGTAGTAAATGAACTATTGAAGACACCAAAACAAACTATTAACGGAAAAGAG GTTGACGTAAAGAAAGCTACTCCCAAACCCGACGGGATGGGTGGTATGCGCGGCAGCGGCGCTGGAGGTCGTGGCGGACGTGGAGGTCGAGGGGGACGTGGCCGAGGATTTGGCGGTCAAGGCGGTTGGGGTCAAGGCGGCTATGGTGGCGGTTACGGCGGCGGTTACGGCCAGGGAGGATATGGAGGTGGCTATGATGGTTATGGAGGTGGATACGACTATTATGGCGGTGGTTATGGCGGTTATGGTGGCTACGACTACAGTGGATACG GCCACTAA